The genome window TTTGCAGCGAGTATTGTTTCATCACGGTCCACTTCACCAGAATGACAGGCATCAATCATCATCAATTTTTTGCGTGCGGGAATGCCATCCAAAAGACCCTCCAGCATTTCGTATGGCAGCCCGTTTTCAGCAGGATTGCGGAAATCAATATCGGTAGTTGCCAGATAGTAGTTCAGATCCGCATCCAGCAGTCCGTGCCCGGCAAAAAATAAAACGACAACATCATCCACCCGGCTTTTGGACAGATTTTTTTTCACGTTTAAAACATTCTCAAGCGTTGCCTCGCTATTTAACAATTTGATGGGATATATGTTTTGAAACGTTCCGGAATTCCCGGACAAAAGGGTCTCCAAATCGATAGCGTCTTTTGCAGCGTATTCCAGATTGAAGCGCTCATCCTGATATTGGGAAACACCGATGGTCACAAGATAGAGATCCGCCGGGGCTTGTGTGCCGGTGTAAACAGTTTCAAATGTTTCCCGCAGGGACTCTGCTCCGCGCTGATTTACCACTGAAAACTGAATCTTGTTGCGCCCGTTCGATAGTGTCAGTTCAATTTGTTCAACAATCGACTGGGTATTGCGCGAACGCAGATCCAGACCACTGCTGCCATAGATGGGAACATCGTTCACATAAACATGCAGACGATCCAGATTGTACAAATTGTCCACGGCGCGTAGCTGAAATGTCAATTGTTTATTTGTGGTCGTAAGGGGAATTTTCGATGAATGCAGAGAAATTTCCGGCAGATGAAAATCACTCCCGAGCATTTCTTCGGTAAAATTCATTTTTCTCAGACGTTTTTTATAGGCTTGATGATAGGCTTTGACGAGTTCCGGTGACCCGTACCCCAATGTTTCAACAACCACATCGGGACGATTCAATCTCAGATCAAATTGTTCGAAGGGATACAGCTTGTTATCGACGCGAAATGCCACGCCTTTGTGTGCATTTTTCGAAGCCTGGTAATGGAAATCAGAGGTAATCGAGATATAATCTTTTTCGCCAATGGCAACGAGCGATGCAATCTGATCGCCGGTTGTCGTGTCGTGAATTTTGGCTTTTCCATCCCAGCCACCAATAGCCATATATTTGCCATCGCCGCTCACGCTTGCTGCTGTCAGGGTTTGGGGCTGTTTCTCGCCGGATATGATTGTTTCGCCGGTTGAGCGGTTGTAAATCATGCATCTGCCATCACCGGTAGAAATCAGCAGGCGTTTACCATCAGAGCTGAAATGCAGGGAGGTAATCCAGATGCGATCGGTTTGAATAATAGTTGGTTTTTCACCGTACTGAATATCCCAAATATCGACCTGTCCGTGAGCGTTTCCATAGGCAAATTCTTTGCTGTCGGAACTAAAATCGATGGCATACAGAGATTCATTTTGCGGCAAATTCAAGGATAATAGCGGGAGATGATCTTTGATATCCCAAACCCGAACGCTTCCATGTTTACCCGCTGTGCCCAACAGCTTGCCATCCGGACTGATTCGGACGGCAAATATCCCGCCATCATATTCATCAAAAAGATGGATCTGCTGACCATTGTCGGGATTCCATATTCGCACAGTATTATCTGCGCTTCCGGAAGCCAGCATCTTGCCATCCGGACTGAAACTCAGGGAGTAAATCCCGTTGCTGTGACCGGTTAAGGCGCGAATTTGCTTACCGGTTTTCCAATCCCACAACGTGATGTTGCCATCGGTTTCCCCGATCGCCAGCATTTTGCCATCGGAACTAAATGCCATCGTATAAATATAGCCTGTGGCTATGTCAAGCGAGGTCATCAGTTGGGCAGTTTTGAGGTTCCAGATGCGCGCACCTTTTCTTCCGCCGATGGCGATGTAAGGCATTTTCGGGTTAAATGCAATTGCTTCGACAACCTTAACTTGACTGATAAAACGCCGCACCAGTCGATTATCGGAGGCATGCCACAGCGATACGCCATCACCGCCGATGGCGAAATACTCACCACTATTTGAAAATCGGATTGCAGAACCGGCGAACCCATTGTCTAATTCTGTCGCTGTTCGATTACCGCTTTGCGAATCCCAGAAATGAATCTTGTTGGCAGCGTTGACAGTAACGAGATATTCACCGTTCGGGCTGTAGGTAAAGGCTTTGATGGGCGATGCAGCCATCGATATAGTGTGCACGGGTTGATCCGTTTCGAGCGACCAAACGTATAGCATGCCGGCATTTGTGAGTCCGGCCAGGTAGCGATTGTCAGGGCTAAACGTTATGCTTGTTAAAGCGCTGTCCGTCACAAACAGATGGCGTCGTTCTCCGGACATCCAGTCCCAGACGATTACCGATCCCTCTGCACCACTTCCGGCAAGGCTCTTTTTGTCCGGACTGAATTTCAGGTTTACAACATAAATGGCAGGATCATAAAACGCATGGATGAGTTGCGATTTCGTCAAATCCCACATGTTCGCCGCCCCCCGGGCTGCGGTCGCCAGATATCTGCCACTCTCCGAAAATTGCACTGATGAAATGTATGGAACATCATTTTGATGTTCAAATTCAAAAGCCCTTTCACCAGTCTGGATATCGTGGACATATGCTTTAAAATACCGGCTACCCATGGCAATATATTTTCCATCTTTACTGAAATCCACAGAGCCGTCACCTTCGAAAGTTCGATATTCCTGCCCGCTTTCGACGTTCCAAAGTTTTATGGAGCCCTCTCCACCAATGGTAGCAATCGCTTTATCATCCGGGCTGAATTCCAGTCCAAGAATGTGCGAGTGACCAATCTGAACAACTGTTTCAATATCCTGAGCCGTTAGGTGGCTTATAGCGGATGAGAAAATGATTGTTAACGCTGCTAAAATAGCAATTGCACATCTGTTGAAATGTTTCCTGGATTTCATGTTTTTTTCCTGTTTTGGTGTTGTGTAACAACACTTTGTGGGTTATACACCATGCGAAATAAGCGCCTTAATTCCGGCAAATCAAAGTGTAGCGCAAATATTAACCCAGTCACAACGTTCTTAAGATGTTGAGGTGCGCATGGTGTGATTAAGAAATTGCTATGTGGAATGCGCTTTATGTTATCATCTACTGTGAGGTAATGTTATAAAAAGAAATGCTAACAAACAAGTTGTATCACTTGGGTGCGATATTTTTCATCGAAATACCGTTCATTTTTCATCGTGACAACATAACACGTCAGGTTTAAGTATTCACCCAATAGGTTATCGTTTAGGACTACGTTTTAAGATACAGATGGATCGAACTCCAAAAGTTCATTCGATTTTGTTCAGTAAGCATTTAGCGCAATGCCAATATTAGTTTGCAGTTTGTTTCAGCGTATTTCACAAAAGTGGTTGATTTACAGTTGGGGTTGGCAAAACCTTCAGAGTTTATTATCTTATTAATGACTGGATGTTCATTTTTTCACTATTTCCTGCATAGTTGAGACCCTTTACAATGATTTGTTCATATCTTTCTACCTGCGGCGCAAAAAAGATCGTTCTATTTTTATGACTACTGCTGGATATACTCACAAATCTGCTATGAAAACGATATTAGCCATGTTGATATTCTCTTCGGCTATTGTTTTGGCGCAAAACACCTCAGTTACGCCATTTTCACACATCCAGCCGGAAAAAATCAAATATCCGAAAACCCTTTCTCAAAATCAGGTAAATTGCATCTTACAGGATCACAAAGGCTATTTGTGGATCGGAACGAAAGACGGATTGAACCGCTATGATGGTTATCAGTTTGTTGTTTATGGTCACGATCCTTTTGATGAAACTTCCATTTCGAATAATTTTATCACAACTATATACGAAGACAGCCAGCAGCGACTATGGATTGGCACCCGAAAAGGCTTGAACTTTTTAGATCGTTCAAAAAACATCTTTTATCAAATACCTTTAGAAAATGCCGACAAGAACAACCTTAGCCAACAAAATATTCGTGATATTACCGAAGACCAAAATGGCAATATTTTGGTGGCAACCTGGGGGAGTGGGTTAATCATTCTCACACCTTTACAGGATCAACAAACTCTTGTAATTGACAAAATATCCATTAAGAAAATTCAACATATTCACGGTTCATCAAACAGCCTAAGCAACAACCTTGTGCGGCAAGTTATCGTGGACAATAGCGGGTCAATTTGGGCAACTACATCGGTCTCCCTGGGTTCTGCACTTCATAAAATCAATTTCGATCAACAATATAAAAACTACCAAATACTCCGCGTTGGCAGTAAAGAATTTGGATCGGAGTGGGGAAGAGCGCTGGAAAGCGGAACAGAGATACTGCGAATAGCCAACGGGAAAAATGGCAATCTCTGGTTCGGTGCCGGACCGGGTTTGGTCCGTTACAACCCCCATACCGGAGCGTCAGATTTCTACAACCTCAGCCAACATGGTTTGATTCCACCCGGAGAAAATTGGGGGTGGGTTCAGACAATATTTGAAGATAATAATAACAATGTTTTATTTGGAACATTTGGTGGTTGGGCAACCTTCAATCCCCAAAGTGGTAAATATGATTCTAAACAAAACTACATCAACTTGACACCAAAAATTCATCGATATGGCATTTCTGCTTTTCTTCAGGATAAAGGTAATATCATCTGGATGGGCACAAACGGTGATGGGTTGTATAAACTCGATCCAAAATCAAAGCGTTTTTCCACAAAACGCCTGAATGATTCTCGATTAACACTTTGGAAAGGTGCGAGTATTCGGTCCATCTGCGAATCACGCAGCGGTTTATTGTGGGTTGGCACGGTGGCATCCGGATTAATCCGAATCGACAGGCATACCGGCGAATCTTCGCAATTGACAAAACTAAATAATCAATATTCAAGCACTGCGGAAGTGTATTCATTGGTTGAAGATACTTCCGGTGTGTTATGGGCGAGCAGTTTAGATGGCGTTTTCCAAATTAATAAACCGGAATCGGAAAATCCGGAAGTTACTTTCTTCCCAATTGATCCTACTGTTCCGAAAAGGGACAAAAACAATATTGTTTATAAATTACTCGTTGACCGCAACAACAATATTTGGGTCGCAACTCCTACTCAATTCGGGCAATTTAATCATTCTACGGCTAGTTATGACCTTATAACATTTATAGAGCCAAAATCCGGCAATTCTTCAAACTCAGAATTTCCGACAATTTATGAAGACGTAAACGGTAACATCTGGCTAGGATCTATTGACGGTTTACGAAAATTTGATTCAGAGAGTAAAACATTCAAAGAATATCATTTTTCTTCCAAAAAGTCATCGGGTTTAAGTCATAGCGTTGTGCGGTCAATCATTAGTGACCCCGGTCAACCGGAAAAATTTCTATGGATAGGAACTGCAGGTGGTGGGCTGAATCGCCTTGACTTGGAAACAGATACATTTCATTATTTTACACAAAAAGATGGATTGCCAGACAATGTTGTTTATGGGATTTTAAGTGACAATAACAAAAATCTCTGGATAAGCACAAATAATGGTATATCCCGCTTTACACCGGAAACCTTGTCTTTTAAAAATTTCGACGTCAATGATGGATTGCAAAATAATGAATTTAACGCCGGTGCCTTTTTCAAAAGTATTTCGGGTGAGTTATTCTTTGGTGGAATTGAAGGATTAAATGCCTTCTACCCCGATAACATTCGCAACAACGATCACAGCCCCAGTATAACCATTACGGATTTCCGGGTGTCAAATAATTCTATTTATAGTAATGATCCTGATTTACCGCATATTTCAAATACGAAAGAAAATAAAGAAATCAAGCTGTCTTATAATGACAAAGTAATCAACATTGAATTTGCGGCAATGGATTTTACAAATCCTTCCAAAAATCATTTTTCATATATCATGGATAACTTTGATAATGACTGGCAAGATGCCGGTACCAATCGCCATGTGACATATACCAACCTTGATCATGGTGAATATACGTTTCGAGTTAAGGGGACAAACAATGATGGCTTATGGAGCGAAAAAGAAGCATCGATCCGGATTATTATCACACCCCCATGGTGGCGTACTTACTGGGCTTATGCCATCTACGCGGTGTTGATTATCGTTCTATTGTTAAGTTTGCGCAGCTATGAGGTAAACCGCCAACGGTTGAAATATAACTTGCAAATCGAAAAAATTGAACGTGAGAAATTAAGGGAGCTTGACCATCTCAAATCGCGGTTTTTCACAAATGTTTCTCACGAATTTCGCACACCACTGACCCTGATTTTGGGGCAAATAAAAAATGTAGTGTCGAAAATCGATAACAAGAAAGATAAAAACAGGCTGAATATTGCACACCGAAATGCCAGCAAGTTATTACATCTAATTAATCAATTGATGGACATATCGAGATTGGAATCAGGGAAAATGACCCTGAATTTGGTCTATAATGATGTGCTTCCTTTTTTGAAAAATCTTTTGTTCTCATTTGAATCGTTGGCAGAGCAAAAACAATTGAGTTTGCATTTTCATTCGGATATTGACATCCTTGAAATGAATTACGACATGGAAAAGTTAGAAAAAATAATTCTAAATTTACTTTCAAACGCATTCAAATTTTCACCGTCTGGTGGTAGCATAACGCTGATTGTTGAGTCGCCAAATTCGCAGGTAAGCATTGCGGAAGAAACGAATTATGTAGCAATCCATTTGAAAGATACCGGAGTTGGAATTCCGGAAAACCTTCAAAAATTTATTTTCGACCGCTTTTACCAGATAGAAAATCCAATTTCCGGAGAAAACATCGGCAGCGGTATCGGGTTGGCATTTGTGAAAGAATTGGTTGAGTTGCTCCACGGCAAAATCAAATTCATGAGCACCGAAGGTGATGGAACAACTTTCAGTTTATATTTTCCTGCCGGGAAAGAGTTTTATTCTGCCAGAGGCATTCAATCAAAAACTAATGATACATCAGTTGGAAAGGCACGGTATCAGGATGAATTACTGATGGATAAATATGAAATGATACCTGATATCAGCGCTACTAATAATAAAACAACACCCGGAATGATCACAACGGCAACAGAATTGCCAATTATTCTTGTGGTAGAGGACAATGGCGATGTTCGCTCTTTTATTTGCGAACATCTACGAGATAACGGATATACAGTTCTCGAATCACCGGACGGCGAAGACGGCCTTTCCAAAGCCGGGGAAATTATCCCGGATCTCATCATCACGGATGTGATGATGCCGAAAGTAGATGGCTATGAATTCAGCAAACAAATCCGTGCCGATCAAAAAACCAGTCACATTCCCCTGATTATGTTAACCGCCAAAGCTTCGGAGGATAGCAAAATCGAAGGGCTGGAAGCCGGTGTGGACGATTATCTGGTGAAGCCCTTCAGCGCCAGGGAACTCCAGGTGCGGGTGCGAAACCTCATTCAGTTGCGAAAACAGCTTCGGGCGCGGTTCAGCAATGCTGCAAACATCGAACCGTCAGAAGTCAGCGATTTGCCGTTGGACCAGGTGTTCCTTCGCAAGGTTATTGATACCATCAAATCCCGCATGGGCGATGAAACTTTTGGTGTGGAAGACCTCGCCAGCAATACGGGAATGAGCGTTACCCACCTCAACCGCAAATTACGGGCGCTGCTGGATCAGTCACCCGGGCAATTTATCCGATCCCAACGACTGCAACGCGCGGCAGAACTGTTGTTGCAAAACGCCGGCAATGTGGCAGAAATCGCTTACCGGGTCGGTTTCAGCGACCAGGCTCATTTTACCCGCAGTTTTAAAAAACAATTCGGATGCCCGCCCACCAAATACAATGGCTGACAACCCTCTGCCGATTTTGCAGGCATTGCTCTCTCAAAATCAAATCTCCGCTTTTCTGAAATTTACCCTCGCTCAATTTTTTAACACCTGACATTTTTCTTTCGTCGTTTACGGGTCAAGCCGCATCACTGGTGTTACAGTTCAGTATCAACTGACCCGGAATGAGAGAAAATTTGCCTGATGTGCGAAAATGGCAAAGATATGGTTGATAGTGGCAAGATAATTCCGAGTCATTTTTCTTATTTTGAGGCACTATCGAAAAATTGTGCAATCAATTCCATTTACAGAGGATCGGAAAATGATCAGATCTATCCAAATTAAGCTTAAAACTGTGCTGGCAGGAATTATCATTCTGTTGACCGTAATAACCGGCGCAGTT of Calditrichia bacterium contains these proteins:
- a CDS encoding caspase family protein, producing MKSRKHFNRCAIAILAALTIIFSSAISHLTAQDIETVVQIGHSHILGLEFSPDDKAIATIGGEGSIKLWNVESGQEYRTFEGDGSVDFSKDGKYIAMGSRYFKAYVHDIQTGERAFEFEHQNDVPYISSVQFSESGRYLATAARGAANMWDLTKSQLIHAFYDPAIYVVNLKFSPDKKSLAGSGAEGSVIVWDWMSGERRHLFVTDSALTSITFSPDNRYLAGLTNAGMLYVWSLETDQPVHTISMAASPIKAFTYSPNGEYLVTVNAANKIHFWDSQSGNRTATELDNGFAGSAIRFSNSGEYFAIGGDGVSLWHASDNRLVRRFISQVKVVEAIAFNPKMPYIAIGGRKGARIWNLKTAQLMTSLDIATGYIYTMAFSSDGKMLAIGETDGNITLWDWKTGKQIRALTGHSNGIYSLSFSPDGKMLASGSADNTVRIWNPDNGQQIHLFDEYDGGIFAVRISPDGKLLGTAGKHGSVRVWDIKDHLPLLSLNLPQNESLYAIDFSSDSKEFAYGNAHGQVDIWDIQYGEKPTIIQTDRIWITSLHFSSDGKRLLISTGDGRCMIYNRSTGETIISGEKQPQTLTAASVSGDGKYMAIGGWDGKAKIHDTTTGDQIASLVAIGEKDYISITSDFHYQASKNAHKGVAFRVDNKLYPFEQFDLRLNRPDVVVETLGYGSPELVKAYHQAYKKRLRKMNFTEEMLGSDFHLPEISLHSSKIPLTTTNKQLTFQLRAVDNLYNLDRLHVYVNDVPIYGSSGLDLRSRNTQSIVEQIELTLSNGRNKIQFSVVNQRGAESLRETFETVYTGTQAPADLYLVTIGVSQYQDERFNLEYAAKDAIDLETLLSGNSGTFQNIYPIKLLNSEATLENVLNVKKNLSKSRVDDVVVLFFAGHGLLDADLNYYLATTDIDFRNPAENGLPYEMLEGLLDGIPARKKLMMIDACHSGEVDRDETILAAKTNIVDNNVKVRSFRGLEVIGLKKKVGLSNSFQLMQNLFANLNRGSGAMVISAAGGEEFAYEGQGVANGVFTHSVLVGIQQKSADSNGDGQIVVSELRDFVTAQVKTLTGGKQTPTSRQENLEFDFRVN
- a CDS encoding response regulator — protein: MKTILAMLIFSSAIVLAQNTSVTPFSHIQPEKIKYPKTLSQNQVNCILQDHKGYLWIGTKDGLNRYDGYQFVVYGHDPFDETSISNNFITTIYEDSQQRLWIGTRKGLNFLDRSKNIFYQIPLENADKNNLSQQNIRDITEDQNGNILVATWGSGLIILTPLQDQQTLVIDKISIKKIQHIHGSSNSLSNNLVRQVIVDNSGSIWATTSVSLGSALHKINFDQQYKNYQILRVGSKEFGSEWGRALESGTEILRIANGKNGNLWFGAGPGLVRYNPHTGASDFYNLSQHGLIPPGENWGWVQTIFEDNNNNVLFGTFGGWATFNPQSGKYDSKQNYINLTPKIHRYGISAFLQDKGNIIWMGTNGDGLYKLDPKSKRFSTKRLNDSRLTLWKGASIRSICESRSGLLWVGTVASGLIRIDRHTGESSQLTKLNNQYSSTAEVYSLVEDTSGVLWASSLDGVFQINKPESENPEVTFFPIDPTVPKRDKNNIVYKLLVDRNNNIWVATPTQFGQFNHSTASYDLITFIEPKSGNSSNSEFPTIYEDVNGNIWLGSIDGLRKFDSESKTFKEYHFSSKKSSGLSHSVVRSIISDPGQPEKFLWIGTAGGGLNRLDLETDTFHYFTQKDGLPDNVVYGILSDNNKNLWISTNNGISRFTPETLSFKNFDVNDGLQNNEFNAGAFFKSISGELFFGGIEGLNAFYPDNIRNNDHSPSITITDFRVSNNSIYSNDPDLPHISNTKENKEIKLSYNDKVINIEFAAMDFTNPSKNHFSYIMDNFDNDWQDAGTNRHVTYTNLDHGEYTFRVKGTNNDGLWSEKEASIRIIITPPWWRTYWAYAIYAVLIIVLLLSLRSYEVNRQRLKYNLQIEKIEREKLRELDHLKSRFFTNVSHEFRTPLTLILGQIKNVVSKIDNKKDKNRLNIAHRNASKLLHLINQLMDISRLESGKMTLNLVYNDVLPFLKNLLFSFESLAEQKQLSLHFHSDIDILEMNYDMEKLEKIILNLLSNAFKFSPSGGSITLIVESPNSQVSIAEETNYVAIHLKDTGVGIPENLQKFIFDRFYQIENPISGENIGSGIGLAFVKELVELLHGKIKFMSTEGDGTTFSLYFPAGKEFYSARGIQSKTNDTSVGKARYQDELLMDKYEMIPDISATNNKTTPGMITTATELPIILVVEDNGDVRSFICEHLRDNGYTVLESPDGEDGLSKAGEIIPDLIITDVMMPKVDGYEFSKQIRADQKTSHIPLIMLTAKASEDSKIEGLEAGVDDYLVKPFSARELQVRVRNLIQLRKQLRARFSNAANIEPSEVSDLPLDQVFLRKVIDTIKSRMGDETFGVEDLASNTGMSVTHLNRKLRALLDQSPGQFIRSQRLQRAAELLLQNAGNVAEIAYRVGFSDQAHFTRSFKKQFGCPPTKYNG